The Candidatus Methylomirabilota bacterium genome window below encodes:
- a CDS encoding Wzz/FepE/Etk N-terminal domain-containing protein — MEEQEIELIDYLNVVWKRKGLIIGGTLVVAAAALVVSLSMPKLYEVSHTLKIGQYASETREDVMQHLGDHRFLENAMAKLNL; from the coding sequence ATGGAAGAGCAGGAAATAGAGCTGATTGATTACCTGAATGTCGTCTGGAAGCGGAAAGGTCTCATTATCGGTGGAACTCTAGTTGTGGCTGCAGCGGCGCTTGTAGTGAGCCTGTCAATGCCCAAATTATATGAGGTCTCCCACACGTTGAAAATTGGGCAGTATGCAAGCGAGACGCGTGAAGACGTCATGCAACACCTGGGGGATCACAGGTTCCTGGAGAACGCAATGGCCAAACTCAACTTG